In Aegilops tauschii subsp. strangulata cultivar AL8/78 chromosome 3, Aet v6.0, whole genome shotgun sequence, one genomic interval encodes:
- the LOC109771557 gene encoding uncharacterized protein, giving the protein MACSFSPSSATRLQAVDAAAVKNARVPLKASVSPAPRSLGGCRAARQEFEGATQDPSVSVSSARTQLDLLEQLTSSSTPNGTENDTATETRVLTTIREQLVELYGDRGGEFTFTLPLGKRLREGLKTLNTLTVSQRRNIKRQAMLTKVSGRNDSVFFATVGAFVLVPPIAILAIAVLTGYVQLLP; this is encoded by the exons ATGGCGTGCAGCTTCTCCCCTTCCTCCGCCACGCGGCTCCAGGCGGTGGACGCGGCGGCCGTGAAGAACGCAAGGGTTCCCCTCAAGGCGTCCGTCTCGCCCGCGCCGAGATCGCTGGGCGGCTGCAGGGCTGCCCGCCAGGAATTCGAGGGCGCGACACAGGATCCAAGCGTCTCAG TTTCTTCGGCACGCACCCAGTTGGATCTCCTGGAGCAACTGACGTCGTCCTCCACACCTAATGGCACCG AGAATGACACCGCTACGGAAACCCGTGTGCTCACTACCATCCGTGAGCAGCTGGTAGAGCTGTACGGTGACAGGGGAGGCGAATTCACATTCACCCTCCCGTTGGGCAAGAGGCTCAGGGAAGGCCTCAAGACCCTCAACACCCTCACCGTCTCACAGAGAAGGAACATCAAGAGGCAAGCCATGCTCACCAAGGTTAGCGGGAGGAACGACTCGGTCTTCTTCGCGACTGTCGGTGCATTCGTCCTCGTGCCGCCTATCGCCATTTTAGCCATCGCTGTCTTAACTGGTTATGTCCAGCTCTTGCCATGA
- the LOC109771556 gene encoding cytochrome b561 domain-containing protein At4g18260: MLVPGRRRLLVLCTSFVVLSLLTLPSDGSSNSTEDLNQGRNKTGHPLELTPRTAFQLKLHALFHWSSFGLLMPVGILLVRMSSKSKSGRCSRVLFYCHVISQIAAVLLATGGAALSLMNFENSFSNSHQRVGLALYGFMWLQPIIGFFRPERGVKGRSLWFFFHWLLGIAVCATGIVNVYSGLRTYHERTARSVSLWTGLLTVEISFLAFFYLLIDRWSYMIKQGRLPVEQLRPNDNHRTYPTTLRKELGMVQE, from the exons ATGCTGGTGCCCGGGAGAAGACGACTGCTCGTTCTGTGCACTTCTTTTGTGGTTCTTTCGCTTCTCACGCTGCCGTCCGATGGCTCGTCAAATTCCACGGAGGATCTCAATCAAGGCCGCAACAAGACCGGGCATCCTCTCGAG ttGACGCCTAGAACAGCATTTCAGCTCAAGCTGCACGCATTGTTCCACTGGTCTTCTTTCGGTCTCTTGATGCCTGTAGGGATACTGCTGGTCAGAATGTCGAGCAAGTCGAAAAGCGGCAGATGCAGCAGAGTGCTCTTCTATTGCCATGTCATTTCTCAG ATCGCAGCCGTACTTCTTGCTACTGGCGGCGCGGCTCTGTCCTTGATGAACTTCGAGAACTCCTTCAGTAACAGTCACCAGAGAGTAGGATTGGCATTGTACGGATTCATGTGGCTTCAGCCAATCATCGGTTTCTTCAGACCAGAAAG AGGTGTCAAGGGAAGAAGCCTGTGGTTCTTCTTCCACTGGCTTCTCGGCATCGCAGTTTGCGCCACTGGCATCGTAAACGTCTACTCTGGCCTCCGCACGTACCACGAGAGAACCGCCAGGAGCGTGAGCCTTTGGACCGGCCTCCTTACAGTTGAGATCTCCTTCCTAGCTTTTTTCTACCTCTTGATAGATAGGTGGAGCTACATGATCAAGCAAGGACGCCTCCCGGTCGAGCAGCTAAGACCGAACGATAATCACAGGACCTATCCTACAACTCTTCGGAAAGAGCTGGGCATGGTGCAAGAGTGA